A region from the Thermoplasmatales archaeon genome encodes:
- a CDS encoding pyrophosphatase PpaX, which produces MKITGIIFDLDGTILNSFEFRIIAWNKAFKEFGISPKEDELKPLIGLPGSTLAAKYSSDPYSVEMEEERIFAEYLPEISLYPDVVPTFNELERRGIGRAIVTSSRRKLVNTLNLPASRVVTIDDVSHGKPDTEPYTRAMQLLDISDPGKVVVVGDALTDILPANKLGNISVLIKHGRQFETKLPNYVVDNVFEIITLIDRIEAMPEHHEK; this is translated from the coding sequence TTGAAAATAACAGGGATAATTTTTGACCTGGACGGAACCATACTTAACTCCTTTGAATTTCGAATCATAGCCTGGAACAAGGCGTTCAAGGAATTCGGCATTTCCCCGAAAGAAGACGAACTCAAGCCCCTGATAGGCCTTCCCGGATCCACACTTGCTGCCAAGTATTCAAGCGATCCTTATTCAGTTGAAATGGAGGAAGAAAGGATATTTGCAGAATATCTTCCAGAGATTTCCCTTTATCCGGATGTCGTGCCCACATTCAACGAGCTTGAAAGAAGAGGCATAGGCAGAGCTATTGTCACTTCATCGAGGAGAAAACTTGTCAATACCCTCAATCTGCCAGCGTCCAGGGTTGTCACAATAGACGATGTCTCGCACGGTAAGCCGGATACAGAACCATATACCAGGGCAATGCAGTTGCTGGACATATCAGATCCCGGAAAGGTTGTAGTTGTAGGCGACGCACTGACAGATATACTGCCTGCTAATAAACTAGGCAATATCTCTGTTCTGATAAAGCATGGGCGGCAATTTGAAACGAAACTTCCTAACTACGTGGTAGATAATGTATTTGAAATCATAACACTTATCGATCGAATAGAGGCAATGCCCGAGCATCATGAGAAATGA
- a CDS encoding Putative nicotinate phosphoribosyltransferase has translation MTDRKFNVATDQEILTCSASDVYFDRSIKSMEGMGENKSVVSEITVSGPIDTWVNFSGLDELINLLSGKNVDVYAIPEGTILNPRDSKGIPVPFVWIEGNYSEFGRCETSILGFLCQSSGISTKSSRIRLAAGDAKFFSFGIRRMHPALSPMIDRAAFIGGADGVSGILGAKLIGERPVGTMPHALSLLVGDQEAWKSVVENSPPGSRTVLIDTFSDEKFAALRAAEAFPELDYIRLDTPSSRRGNFPAIVREVRWELDLRGHGGVKIMVSGGLDEESVRELRKAGADAFGVGTAISAAKPFDFAMDIVEIGGVPDTKKGKYSGRKDVLRCGKCNSIRVVPFGHGDLKCECGGEMKSLMKKFLSSGRLTEPYDTPKRIRERVMEELKNITPVEVNGKKTP, from the coding sequence ATGACAGACAGGAAATTCAACGTTGCGACAGATCAGGAAATATTGACTTGCAGTGCATCAGACGTCTATTTTGATAGATCTATAAAATCCATGGAAGGAATGGGGGAGAATAAATCAGTGGTTTCGGAGATAACAGTATCCGGACCAATTGATACATGGGTAAATTTCTCCGGCCTGGATGAGCTTATAAACCTGCTCAGTGGTAAAAATGTTGATGTCTATGCAATACCTGAGGGGACAATCCTGAATCCGAGAGACTCAAAAGGGATCCCGGTACCATTTGTGTGGATTGAGGGAAACTATTCCGAATTCGGCAGATGCGAAACGTCTATCCTCGGGTTCCTATGCCAGTCGTCCGGAATTTCAACAAAATCCTCTAGGATAAGGCTCGCCGCAGGTGACGCAAAATTCTTCTCGTTTGGCATTCGACGCATGCACCCTGCCCTCTCACCAATGATAGACAGGGCAGCATTCATTGGCGGAGCTGATGGAGTATCCGGAATACTTGGAGCCAAGCTGATCGGCGAAAGACCGGTCGGGACCATGCCTCATGCCCTTTCCCTCCTCGTTGGTGACCAGGAAGCATGGAAAAGCGTTGTTGAGAACTCACCTCCGGGAAGCAGGACGGTCCTGATAGATACATTCAGCGACGAGAAATTCGCTGCACTGAGAGCTGCTGAAGCGTTTCCGGAACTGGATTATATCAGGCTTGATACACCGTCCTCCAGGCGCGGGAATTTTCCTGCAATTGTAAGGGAAGTCAGATGGGAGCTGGATCTGCGGGGGCATGGAGGAGTAAAGATCATGGTATCAGGAGGACTTGACGAGGAGTCTGTCAGGGAATTGAGGAAAGCAGGCGCGGACGCTTTCGGTGTAGGCACAGCCATATCTGCGGCCAAGCCTTTTGATTTTGCCATGGATATTGTTGAAATCGGTGGTGTGCCAGATACAAAGAAGGGAAAATACTCTGGCCGCAAAGACGTGCTTAGGTGCGGGAAGTGTAACAGCATTCGGGTCGTTCCATTTGGGCATGGCGATCTGAAATGTGAATGTGGCGGGGAAATGAAATCCCTTATGAAGAAATTCCTCAGTTCCGGCAGGCTGACTGAACCTTACGACACTCCCAAAAGAATAAGGGAAAGAGTTATGGAAGAGTTGAAGAATATTACCCCTGTCGAAGTAAATGGGAAAAAGACCCCGTAA